One segment of Paenibacillus sp. FSL R7-0337 DNA contains the following:
- a CDS encoding DUF5050 domain-containing protein, producing MKALHLLSRKTGVLLLVLLLASLGTVGGGRQSHTAAAAASTKSYVYYVSNDVLYRVTTDGSETQKIAENYDGNGLDSTGKYLYFYYDGAMGIQRLSLSDPDALITNFLGDRNILFYLFDGPYLYFLDDTGHIYRTLADADDDSQLTLIADNADVNFRTFDVLSGRIYYNALKNNTTWVASRSRDGSGVIQWIASGAIQKSKFYHPYATTINLMIDNKPTETEYSLNSMLLYTLPLSGGAPKAANPNNPLESNAAIAGTWSDHYFLFNKGIKVDATGDELDYNTGKGFLMDKNGKILQLSQNSVISISEIATNKLVYADSKGKAYISTLANGKIISSKPLPLSNIQDIRTVRNGSALTTVLFTAADAYLLNADLSLTKLSGVESDYSVITDNIPGLYYINGLDNDCLYRYSNDGKTKIKLSTGPVSYLALVSAK from the coding sequence ATGAAGGCTTTACACTTACTATCCAGAAAAACAGGCGTCCTTCTGCTTGTACTGCTACTGGCGTCACTCGGTACAGTTGGGGGAGGCAGACAGTCACACACGGCAGCAGCGGCTGCTTCTACGAAATCATATGTGTACTATGTCTCTAACGATGTTCTATATCGTGTAACGACAGATGGAAGTGAGACACAGAAGATCGCAGAGAACTATGACGGCAACGGATTAGACTCGACCGGCAAATATCTGTATTTTTACTATGATGGCGCTATGGGGATACAGCGTCTGTCCCTCAGCGATCCTGATGCTTTAATTACTAACTTCCTCGGGGACCGGAACATCCTCTTTTACCTGTTCGACGGTCCCTATCTGTACTTCCTTGATGATACAGGCCACATCTACCGTACCTTGGCCGACGCTGACGATGATTCACAGCTTACCCTGATAGCAGACAATGCCGATGTGAATTTCCGGACCTTCGACGTCTTAAGCGGGCGGATCTACTATAATGCACTGAAGAACAACACTACCTGGGTTGCTTCGAGGTCCCGCGACGGGAGCGGGGTCATTCAGTGGATTGCCAGTGGAGCTATACAGAAGAGCAAATTTTATCATCCATACGCTACAACTATTAACCTTATGATTGACAACAAGCCCACCGAAACCGAGTATTCTTTGAACTCCATGTTGCTCTATACCCTCCCCCTAAGCGGTGGAGCTCCCAAAGCAGCCAATCCCAATAATCCGTTGGAATCCAACGCCGCTATTGCCGGTACCTGGTCCGACCATTATTTTCTGTTCAACAAAGGCATTAAAGTAGACGCCACCGGCGATGAGCTGGACTATAATACCGGCAAAGGCTTCCTGATGGATAAGAACGGGAAGATCCTGCAGCTAAGCCAGAACAGTGTGATCAGCATCAGCGAGATTGCCACGAATAAGCTGGTCTATGCAGATTCCAAAGGCAAAGCCTACATCAGCACGCTGGCTAACGGCAAAATTATCTCCTCCAAGCCGCTGCCGTTGTCGAATATTCAAGATATCCGAACGGTTAGAAACGGATCGGCGCTTACCACCGTATTGTTCACCGCAGCCGATGCTTACTTGCTGAATGCCGATTTATCCTTGACTAAATTGAGCGGTGTAGAATCCGATTACTCTGTAATTACAGACAATATTCCCGGCTTGTATTATATCAACGGTCTGGATAACGACTGTCTATACCGGTACAGCAATGACGGCAAAACCAAAATCAAGCTGTCCACTGGTCCGGTTAGCTACTTAGCACTGGTCTCCGCGAAGTAA